One genomic region from Frateuria soli encodes:
- a CDS encoding GspH/FimT family pseudopilin, protein MAGTQGSGRHRSRGITLVEQVMVVAILAILAGIASPSLAGLVRRGRAQSAQMDFIEALGYARGEAVLRRTRVLFCPTRDRVHCSDESRWDGGWLVGVDGNHDNQPDAAPLRVGDSHTRLVIRSSESRRHVTFLSDGSASGSNLTLLFCHPRGEDEPLGVVVSNSGRVRGSRPRGRRAERCP, encoded by the coding sequence ATGGCAGGCACGCAGGGAAGCGGACGCCACCGTTCGCGCGGCATCACGCTGGTCGAGCAGGTCATGGTGGTGGCGATCCTGGCCATCCTGGCCGGCATCGCCAGCCCGTCGCTGGCCGGACTGGTGCGCCGCGGGCGGGCGCAGTCGGCGCAGATGGATTTCATCGAGGCGCTCGGCTATGCGCGCGGCGAGGCGGTACTGCGCCGCACGCGCGTGCTGTTCTGCCCGACCCGCGACCGCGTGCACTGCAGCGACGAGAGCCGGTGGGACGGTGGCTGGCTGGTCGGCGTCGACGGCAATCACGACAACCAGCCCGATGCCGCGCCGCTGCGGGTCGGCGACAGCCACACGCGCCTGGTGATCCGGAGCAGCGAGTCGCGCCGGCATGTGACGTTCCTTTCCGATGGCAGCGCCAGCGGGAGCAACCTCACCCTGCTCTTCTGCCACCCGCGTGGAGAGGACGAGCCGCTTGGCGTGGTGGTGTCGAACTCGGGGCGGGTGCGCGGGAGCCGGCCGCGGGGCAGGCGCGCCGAGCGCTGCCCGTAG